CAATCCACGTCAGCTAGCAAAACCACCTAATTgttatgggagtgctaatctagcatgCTAGTCGCTGAAACAAAACAGCGCcaggcgctgaaccattcagcattTCCCTTTTTCGCTGGAAGAGTAGATAAACGTTGGGTTTTATTGTTGGATAATTTGGATAAAGTTGGGGAATATGATTGGGGTTTAGCTTCCTTAAGTAATACCTATAAATTTCTTGATGGATGGTCAGAGAATGGGAAGGATTTATCTTGCATGGTTATGGTACTTGAGTATTGGTATTACTATTACTTCCGCAACATGCAACCCTTGCTTTGTCAGACTCCTGGAGGAGAACACCATGATGTTTTCCCAAAGAATAGTCTCTTCAAGAAGACCAACATTAAATTAAGGAAGAGAGGCCAAAGAGGAGGCCAAAAGGATACGAAGAAACACTTAGTGTCCACTGCAAGAGCACAAATTGACACTAGAACCGATGCATTATGTATTTGGAAACCATGGCTAGAGAGTGTGTATTCTGAGTGAGAACATTATGAATATGCACTACAGTTATCCAGAGTGAGAGTTGTGTTTTTCGATCCAGAAAAAAACTACAAAAGAGTTAGTTGTTATTTGGCTGAGAGATTCCAGAGGCAGATGGCAGGTGAGATTATAGTCCCAGGAAATCCTCCAGATTTGGATAAAGTTGGGAATTGGGAGATTGTAGGTGTATGCGCCGAACACTATTTGGCAGTCAATGAGGATCAATATAACAGGTGGTGGAAGAGTGTTGGACCTTAATTTTAATGTACTTTTTGAATTTTTGGAAgtagaattttaatttcaatgtaaattttaatttcaaaaaacATTGTAACATTGTTTTGCAATGTAATGAAAGAATTTCTTAGTTTGGCAATGTAACGAAAGAATTTATTAGTTTGgcaaattttaaaattttgaaacaaacaacTGTTGGAACAAATTGTCAaacttttcaaaattcaaaatttgaaaacataCTTGTCTGGTGGTGTAACAGGAGTATGAGAAAACAAAGAATGAAACAGTATAGAATTTAATTACTGAACTACTGATGGcgtaaaaagttgaaaaaaaaaggtcaagcgCTGAATGATATATCGCTACCGTATGGCGCGTTTCCAATCAGCGCTAGCGCTTGGAGCTGTATCGTTCAGCATAGATGCTTGGAATGTTTTTGCTGGCGCTGTTTCGTTCCGCGAAAAGGTGGTTTTCtgagcgctgaatcattcagcgaaactatctagctgctagttcacatgctagcaactggtaggagagagaactagtattAACTTTTTTTgccacatttttttttaaattacaacACTTAACTGTTAATCTAGCACATAAGACTTAGCCTTCCGAAAGTGCCTAATTTTGGAACTTTTGGAATCCATCATATTGTTCCCAATTAAGTTTAAAATCATGCGCACGAGCAAATGTCTACAACCTTACTAATTTTGCACCAGTTTGGGCAAGCAAGGTTTGAATCCCATAATAATACAATCAtacttcaccaaaatcaccacGTTTAACCAGCCATGAGTTTTCTATTGGTATGTTGGTAAAGATGCTAACCCAACCTAATTACCTAACCATTATCAAGTAGGTAATCCAACAACTATATTTAGCAACCCAAAAAACTTATCTTTAAATTTATCTTTAAGAATTAGTAGGAATTGCCAAGAAAAGTCATAATCAAAGAACGGCTCTCTCACTAGCTGCTCTATAGTAGGTTACTAGCTAGTTTTCAGTCTACAATCTGACCTTCAATGCCGTGTACTTGATGTCCAAACCCAACCACTATTTTTTGTCAATTCTGTACCCCTCTGCATTTTTCAACTCTACGGCTATCAAAGTTATTAGATTTTCTTGCCCAACTTTTCCAACCAACTTTTGAATGCCTCTTACCCAACCACAATtaattcaaaataaaataaaataaaaataaaaaacatccaaattttgatcaagtaaaaattaataataatttaCAAAATTTCACTAAAATTGTATACCACAAACTAAGATTTTCCCTTCAATCTTTATAACATTTTTCTTCAATCACtaataccttcttcttctttttttaatttacaGGGTTGCTAATCTAAAATTTTCTTTCTAAGTAAAAACcctaaaccccaaatttaaaCAACAATCCCAAAgtcacaaaaaaggaacaaagaagaagaagaagattcttacATGGATGCATGGCCTTTTCCACGACCGGACaatataattcttcttcttcaaccttcCTTTTCAGAAGTGATATCATAAGAAATAGATTTTCTTCCACtacttttcaacctcaacaatccATACAATTTCCTGAATTCTCTAACCGTATGAACACTTTCCCTGCAAATGACTTTAGGTGAATCAGAAGAATCATCTTCTCGTTCTCGGGTCGAAATACTTGGATGTAATGATATTGATTTTCTCTTCGCATTTGATGATGATCCTCTGCCATCTTGTAAAGCAGTAATAACCGATTTCAAAGCACGACTAGGCGAACTACGATTCACAATCATAATCTCACCGATTTCAGCTGGACTTAATGTTAATCCATTCTGAAATATTTCTTCAACTTGTGGAAACAATTTATGATCCTTTAATCCAAGATAAGAATTTGCTAAGGTTTTGAATGCGTTAAAATCACACAGAGGGAAGTAAATTTGAACATCAATTCGTCCCGGTCGTAATATTGCTGGATCAATTTTCTCTTTACTGTTCATTGTGATCACCATTATTCTTTCTTCACCACAACAGCTGAAAACTCCGTCCATGAAGCTCAATATACCTGAAACACTGATCGTTGTTGACTTTTCATTTAAAAACCGATCTAAATCTTCGATAACGATGACGGAACGATTCGTGGTTGATAACAGAAGTAATTTGAGATCAGAATCATCAGTAACATTTGATAAATCGATATCGTAGATATCATAATTCAGAAACTTGGCCATTGCTGCGATGAAACTTGATTTCCCTGTACCTGGTTGACCATGTAACAGATAACTCCGTTTCCAGACACGTCCGAGTTTATGATAATATTGTTTTGATTTAAGAAACGATTCGAGATCAGATTTTACCTTGTCTTTTAGATCTGAATCCATGGCGACTGTGTCAAGATTTGTTGGATGAGTAAAAGGAATTGATTTCCACCTTCCAGAAGTACCATTATTATGACGATGATCATGGTGTTCTGATGTATTTGTGAAtaatttgatttcttttcttctcaatGCAATTTCATCTGTAACTGTATGAATATGCTGAAGATAAGGTCTAAGAATTCTTCTTTTATCTCTTTTCTTGATTTTCAATACCAGAGTTCTACAACAATTGTTTCTGTCTCCGCCTTTTTCTTCATTCTTCCATGAGATTCTCGTGCTCAGAAAAGTATCGTAAACGATTTGATTTGAATCTAATTGAACGGAGATTTCATTTGATTTGTTACCTGAAATCAAATTCGCGAAATCTGAATCTTCAGTCGAAGCTAATGAACTTACATATGTCGACACCTTTTTATAAAGCTGATTCTCTTCGAAATTGTTGTTGAATTCAGGAACTTTGTAGAATTGATACACATGAAACCTATCATCAATTGATATGAAAAATCTCTTGAATAGATATAACAGAGAAATACTTCTGAAGAACACTCTAAATATCAGAAACACACAGAAAATCACAAAAATGAAAACCAGAAAACTAGTCGAGAATAACACCATGATGATTCTGATTATAATCACCAAATTACCAACAAGTATTCAATTATCCAAGACGAACACCAATATCAGAGCAGAAAATAAGAAACGAGTTATCTTCTTGGATGAAGAAAACATTTTTCTGATGAGAAATATTCGAATCTGGGGTGGCTGTCAACAGTTAAGAAACCGTGTGGAGAAAGAATTAGGGCTTTAAAGAATTATAAATAAAtatcgagagagagagagagatattggcGGAGGTTTTTAATGTTCTTCAAAGACGGCAAACGACGGCAAATACAATAATAATCAGTCAATCAAATCGAAGAACAAGGGGGAGGGGTGGATTCTGGAAGAGAGAGATAGAAACAGAGACGAAGTAGTGAGAAAGATAAagattatttatttatatttgaggaaatcaaatccaGGGAGGAACTATCTTTGGGCTCTCGTCTCGGCTCGCCCTTTattactttttcattttttttttgaatcttggTTTTTTAAtgaatttactttttcttttgtttgcttACTGTCAACCGCTAATATTAATTGACGACGAACTCAAATCCTTGTAAAAAAATACGGCCTTAATATTGGTCCCAGATGACATCTGTCTTTATAGGGGGGAACGCTCGAAGGCTGTGTTTATGTTTATGGGCAGCAACCTAGTTGCACTGTACACTGCTTAGTTCTAATGAGTAATGAGAGTCTTGATGCGCTTTTATTTATGCAAGTGGTTTTTATTGATGTTTGCTGTCAGTGTAGTTGTGGTGTTAGTTTGCAATGGTTAAATGCATGTTCCCTGCCTGTATGAAAGATCTCCAGCAGTGAAGTGCAGTGAAGTTCAACCGTAAGTGTTAATGTCTTGAATGAAATATGCGCATCAAAatgtagaagaagaaaaataattatcGATAAAACATTTGTTACTTGCAAGTTTCGAGATCATGTCACTGATATCATTGCTCAATAATTTTATCATCATGCAACGAAAGTATTGGCGAAATTTGTTAAGTCTGAAACAAGAATACTAGCACATATTTACATATGTTGAAAGACCGCACTTCATCCGTGGATATAAAATATTGCATCGCCCATGTAGAATGATTTAAGAGTGTCTAATAAGTCTGAGAGGGATCCACTGCGAGCATTAGAGTAACCTTAATTGGTTACTACTGAGGTAAGTGATGATATCAATAGACTGGTGAATGCGATATAGATAAAACGCGAAGATgctttatgttagagcactgctcggtcgaactcgcaaccttgctatctcaaacttgtttgtcaagtttagttgtcaaaagtataagtcttgatttctagtctactaatagctctgcctcggattaagatagaatgtgtagttgagctttagacttcactgcgttcatcgattgaagacgaagaactactaagggagctagtggaacttcatcaacaaaaggtatgtggagactggaactcatctatcacttagaagtctatttctattctatctcctattgagacaaaagtcgtatagttatatagactttactttatacacatttgatatttcgagctgagtttaactcgcttatatgtgctggtaagcttttgctttaaccaagttcatcttttattcttgacgaaagtcaaaagatgatcatgtgaaaatcgcctggtaacatcttacatgatttgtgtgagaccgtcatttgatgtagactcggaatgtttcgtattgatcatttgattgcttgaaattgctttgaagctaatagtttgtgtgagacagctattcccgtcttctaagaatgtttcaatgattaaaatggagtttaaaacgattaaccattgattggatataacacagtatgcgtacttgtatgctaactgttgtagatatattccaagtccgagaacttagtatgcatgcccatatgcgtactggtttaacaatTGAAGTCCGcaaaaccatagtatgcatactcgtgtgcatctgacagtatgcgtacccgtttttaTACTGGAGAACAGACCAGGTCCAGGAACTCTAGGTAtgggtacccgtttgcatacctgagtgggttaagttctaaaatcggtttgttcttgaacaaatacatttataaataaggaatgcaatcttttgcaaaccgtggctataatgttcatgaattgattcgagtgaatcaaaatcgatttttattcaattgtgtcttgtatacttctatgagaatataaacaattgaacaactccataacaagTTTCAttagagtcatttgaactagttgtgattaagatgaacaaggttgatatgaaagtattcatatggataacttcggttaactattgttgagccaacaaagtgtacacgtttaggtacggttacccatatctaaatgaagtcacatttcatt
This portion of the Papaver somniferum cultivar HN1 chromosome 11, ASM357369v1, whole genome shotgun sequence genome encodes:
- the LOC113322227 gene encoding AAA-ATPase At2g46620-like, with the translated sequence MVLFSTSFLVFIFVIFCVFLIFRVFFRSISLLYLFKRFFISIDDRFHVYQFYKVPEFNNNFEENQLYKKVSTYVSSLASTEDSDFANLISGNKSNEISVQLDSNQIVYDTFLSTRISWKNEEKGGDRNNCCRTLVLKIKKRDKRRILRPYLQHIHTVTDEIALRRKEIKLFTNTSEHHDHRHNNGTSGRWKSIPFTHPTNLDTVAMDSDLKDKVKSDLESFLKSKQYYHKLGRVWKRSYLLHGQPGTGKSSFIAAMAKFLNYDIYDIDLSNVTDDSDLKLLLLSTTNRSVIVIEDLDRFLNEKSTTISVSGILSFMDGVFSCCGEERIMVITMNSKEKIDPAILRPGRIDVQIYFPLCDFNAFKTLANSYLGLKDHKLFPQVEEIFQNGLTLSPAEIGEIMIVNRSSPSRALKSVITALQDGRGSSSNAKRKSISLHPSISTREREDDSSDSPKVICRESVHTVREFRKLYGLLRLKSSGRKSISYDITSEKEG